GCTGAGCTACtctctatcgatcgctctccggagagggcccttgtttgatattatgtgtaactaatagccaatagcagaagatctctcatactgatgattgatcaataccatcaaagcgaatgataacgtgagtatgcgatatcaatatgttatgtacaaacatggcggatccttgtgcggatcagattgatgttatctcctttcgtggatgctctcttggtgtcagaaatcacaaaaccggtcgctttttggtggctccgatcgcatgcgcggagacttcgacggaaggaaaagcgtttaaaaataatatgcaatgacgactgagagACCGTGCGCTCCTGTAGCTTTTGTGAGCTGGACACTAAACATTTACGGTgataattctttccattttgctctctgttgccCCCTCAACAaatattgtcatcaagaagaagaataaccacgtgggaatgtgggaatgtgggaggcaaacagtaccgcgagtcaatctgctgatatatgtgatattaacatctattgtactgctttttatccgtatcgtcgtatgctgagcgatgtccacgtccttcgagcaccggcacagctcagctcgtcggtgaaactatatactcagtacataatcgcatgcaattatgaggcgcgatcagcatctgctggtggcgacgctttcttctaaacggttttacgtacatacgtgtttatatgaagtattttgtggacagtgttttagTGTGTcaaataaaagtttatttaatagtttgatcttcggattcgtggttgagttgagaaaagggatcaacggcggagcaaacggtagacggagtaggtggtcgcctagggcctcgccgtgttggaggccccaaaaaatgtgtgtaatgtgtgtaaaaggtgtatacataggcccccctctccttatgctagagggggcTCCGAAGGGTACCACATGAGGCCCCTGGTGAAATTTGACCGCGAACTACCCGtgggatgattcaaagtgagttcaggaGCCCCTTATTACTGTgcctttagctttgcctcatttcaagtGCCTCAATGCCGTccaattcatcgtttttaaaattagaggccccatttataattccacCCTGgacctccaaggggattgatcctccactggtgtTTTCGCTAGTTTCACTGTATCGATTGCTGTGATTATTCAACTCGATCGTTCCGTTAAGTATCGACACTCATTTGAAAATGAGGCCAAAATGAAGGCCACAAATGATGAGTAGTTATAACCACCTTTTTGAGATTATTCGAATTAACTTGCTTATTAATAAGATTAAACTCACTCGTTCACTCACATGAATACCGGAATGATTGAGTACAATCATCTCTGCAAGTATCTCATCAGGGTCTGGAGAAAAGGAATAGAAAAGGTTACTCAATGATCTAAGCTTTTATTTTGTACGATATGCCATATACTAGGGTTTCAAAAATACTCGAAAATACTGTATCCACACTTATTGCAAACGCGGTTCCATGCGTACCCAAAAGCCATCGCGTGCTTCTAGGGAGGAAGCTGATTCGATCAGCTTTAACGGTTCCGCCGTACGTTCTCCTGGCTGTAGTTTAAACTGTTGCACTAGAGTCACCAGTGTCACCTTCACTACGAGCTTTACGAACTCTTGCCCAACACATCCCCGTCCAATACCGAACGGAATGAATGTGTTGGTCCGTTGGGCATTCGTATCCACGAACCGTTCCGGATTGAATTGTTCCGGCTGTGGAAAGAAGTCTTCATTGCGATGTAGAGCCCACACGGATACGTATAGTTTGTCGCCCACCTTTAACGGGACCGAAGCACGGTCACCGTTCTCGGTGGCAGGAATGACAAACGGTTTCGTACACTCTCGGACTAGCAGTGGATGAGGTGGCCATTTGCGAAGTGTTTCTAGTACGATCGCTTCCAGGTAGCGTAACGATCGGATATTCTCGTACAGTGGAACACTGATGGAATGCTTTGCTGTGAGACCATGGTGAGTCAATTCCTCGTAAAGCTTTCGCTGCACGTCCAAGTTTTGAGCCAATTCGTACGCTGCGAACGAAAGTAAATTGAGCGTCGGTTCGAATCCTTTCGTAAAAAAGGTGGCACACTGTGCGGTCAGCTGTTCGTCCGTTAGCTGTAGAGATGCTTTCAATTTGTCATTCGCTTGGCTAAGAGAACGAGCCATCGAGCTTTGGCTGGGTGTGGAAGCTGCACTGTGGTACTGCTTGACAAGGTACTCAATGTCCTGTCGATCGGTAAACTGTACGCCAGCACTTCGCATCAGTCCGGGCATCAGGTAGAATGCCATCGTTTTAATCACCTGTGTCGGATTAGTTCCGTACGCCATCCCGGTAGCCACGGCACAGAATCTATCCGTATCGTCCTGGAATGTGTTAAGCTCCTTACCAAACGCTATACCAGCAAACATGTTCAGCGTGTGCTTCAGAAAAATAGCCTTTAATTCCAGCTCTAGCTCGACGCGTGACGTTATAAAATCAACCAACGCTGTGCAACACTTTTGCGCAGTCTGATCCATCGAGGGAAGGCTGTTTGGTTTGCGGAAAATTGGCGTAACGAATGAGGCCACCTTCGAGGCCTTATCGGCACCTTTGACGAGATGTAGCTGGCTGCCGAGAAAGTGATCCTTTTCTTCGTCCAAAAAATAGCCATGGCTTTCGAAATGATCCATGTTGGGCTGTAACAGCTGGCGGATCAGTGCCGGATCGCGGATGTACAGTGCCGGTGTCATGTAGTTGAAGAACCCGAACAACCTACAATGCGTGATTGCCTTCAGTGTGAAAGCGGTCGTTAATAGACACGCTACATCGTTCTACTTACCCATGGCTGGAGAACTTTCGATAGAACTGTTCAATTTTCTCCATCGTCGTTAGCTTGCCGCTCAGGACATCGTCCAGATTGCCGTACAGAAAATGTGGCTTTTCGAAGGGTACACGCAACAGCCGGAAGTATGAACGGTGGCGTGTGAGTAGCTTGTATGTGAAGAATCCAAGCAGTGTAACAAGAATGAACGTGAACCAGTACAGATCCTCCTGATTCATTGTGTTGCAGATGTCGTTTTCGAACGGGTACAGTATGGAATGTGACGAGTCTGACTGTGGCCACCAGAGCTGTGAATCAGTTCAAGGGTAAAACTCGGTTATCGTGTGTTTTGGAGTAAGTTTTCATAGATAAGTACTGCAAATGAAACTCACCGTGGCCGGATGGGCTCGGAAACGGTCTATGCGGTCAGCTGATGTCCGGTTTCGAAATGACATTGCTTTGATGgtaaacacaaaacatcagCCGTGTTGCCAAACACAACACGATTCGGGCGAGGAGAAACTGCTCGACTGAACAAGTTCAGGCAATTATTTGAAACGTCCGTTAAATAATTGTGTTTTCATCAATATGAGTCGTTAATTTCAGAAAAATCGATTCGGGAGGTCATtcaattagaaaaaaaaaacaccacaggCAATTTATTTAACTTACAAGCGAACACTATTTTACACGTATAATTATTCGTTTAGACAATGCAGTTACCGGAATCTTAAAAAATACAACGTCTAGACCTACCCTCACGCATTCTTTCCAAACCAACTGGAAAACAGTTGATGAAACTCGCTGGACGCCCGACGCATAAAGTTCACAACTGATCGCAGCATAAAAGCACCAGGCTTTccctcatcgtcatcatcattgtcGGGCTGTGGCTCTCTGTGCCCCGATTGTCCAGTGGCGACGGGTGCATCCTGTAGCTGCTTCGGCATCCGCGCCTGTTCCGGTAGGATAAGATTTTCGTACGAAGATTCATCGGACTGCTGCAGTCGGTGGATCATGTTCGACCGTTCCCGGGATTCCCAGGACTGTGGATGTAGTAGAACGTTTCGCTTCGTACGTTTGTGCGACGGTTCTGCATTCGCACTCTCATTCAGCCGCACATCATCCCCATCATCGCTTACCTCCCGGGCATCGTTATCTTCCGCTTCTAGTTCCTCGATTGCCTCCAGCAGTAGGTCAAACATTTCGGCAAACTTTTGCTGCAGTTTCGCATTGGTGCGGAAAAACTCCTCCAACCGTTGTACTTCTTCGGACTCGATAGAGGGCGGCTGTTCGGCGTCTGGCGCAGGGAAGGAGCGTTTGTAGCGATTCGGCAACAACTCAGTGACCTCGGCGGATGTTGATTCTAGCGACCAGGTTGGTTCGAGCCGTGGAATGAACTGACGCTCCTCGCTGGTCCGGGGTGCCGGTGTGAAGAGTTTAATTTCCTCCTCTGAAGCTGCCATCGTACGATCAGACGTTTCTTCCGGAGTTTCGCCAGAAATAGTAGCCGTGTCTTCGGGAGAGTTTTCCTCCATCTCCATATCCCTTTGCTCGTTCGCTTGTGATTCAAAGCGTTCGGGGTTCATTCGTACAACCGTGAACGCTTCTCTACTGCTGACTTCTGGTTGACCAGGTTGTGTGTCGAAACGTTGCATCTCTTCCGATTGCTCTTTCCGAATAGGCATAAACCGGTCGATACGTCTTGTTTCCCGCACTTCTTCCATCTTCGGTCCCCGACGGAGCGTTCGTCGCCGCCCACAATCTTCGTCCTCACTCGTCTCGAGCGGTCTACGTTCCCGAACCGGTGCAAAACGATGAAAATCGCGCTGATTGATCGAGACTCTTCGACGAACTGCTGGTCGATGGCGCGAAACGCCCCAACTTGGCGTACGGTACTCGTCCGATCGTTCCGCTGGCTGTTCCGAATACAGATCGCTCGTCATCTCATCATCACTGTTGCTGCTTCCTTTCGAGATCACCAGATGTACATCACCAAGCGGAAAGTCCGATCGTTGATGTTCCTCATCCGCCTCATCACTGCCGGCAAAGTTTGGTGGCTCATTGACGGCTTCCGCTAGCGAggatcgtttcgttttgcgaCTGGCCAACTTGGCCGACATACGCTTCAGCAAACGATCGTGAAGCCGACGGTTCGGATGGTTCAAAGCCGATCGACGGCCCATCAGCATCATATCGCCCCGTTTCGATCGTTCCCGCCGTGCTTCCCGCAGTGGGTGCttcattttctttaaattGCGCTTCTCCGaccgtttttccttcttccgcATACGGCGCTGCTGTCGCTTGTAGGCTTGCGTCTGACGGGGACCTCGCGCGGTCCTTTCCGTCGGTTCCACTGCCGGTTGCGCATCCGCGAGAACCTGCGAGAGGCTTTCCGTAAGGCTATCATCTTGTGGTGCATTAGCGTAACGACCGTGAAAGCGCTTTCGCTTCTCACCTCCGAATATGGCCCGTGCCGGTCTATCACTCATCAGCAGCGAGCGTCTGTTGCGCTGGACAGTTGTGGGTGATGCCTTCTCCACCAGTTCACCGATCAAATGCTCGAGCAGCATATCGGCCGAGGTGCGATCGTGCTGCAGCTCGCGGGGAAGCTTCTTCCGCTGCGGTAACACATCATTGCGGCATTCGCGTATCTGCACACCGGGCACTACGGCAAACAGTATTGCCTCCGCTGGTACGTAAAAGCTAACACCCTGCGCCAACGTCGTGACCGCACGTACCGGTTCGGGTTGAGTGAGTGTCGTGCCAACTTCCAACGGTTGATTATTGACCATCGGTTGCCCATCCTGCACGGTCAGTAAATACAGCTCGACCGGAGATGAAAGGGAGCGGGTCATCAGTTTGATCGTGACATTTGTTGCACCATCCTGGTCATCGTTCACCACCACGAGCGTAAGCGAACCGGTACGATTGCGCGTACAGTAAGCGTACACCGACATGTGGCCAGTGTCCGTGCTGGAAGGATCCATGTTGAACTGGACGGGAAACACCTTATGTCCTACGGTTTGCTTATACAGCAGACCTACCAAGTAGTTGAAGGTGTACTGCTGAATGTCGTACCGTAGAAGAGGTTGAAATACCGCACTTACGCCACCACGGGCAGCTTCGCCGAGTGTACGTGCGTACTCCAATCCATTGCGTACGCAAGATTTACAACAAGCCACGGCAGATGTATCCGGTTCGGTTCGCTGTTCCCCAACAAGATCGAGCCATATCGGAAGTCGTTGTTTGGAAAGTCCACGCAAATGAATTTCTCTCTGGAGCGAAGTGTAATTCCAGGACGCACTATCGCACTGCGGCCTATCGGGAAAGCATTGTGGAGAGAAAGCGGTGTGAGCGTGCGTTATTTGAAAAGTGTAGCAGGAAAAGCAATTCCCTCGTTCAACAATATTACCTCGTCATGGTGATGGCTTCCACAAGACTATCGGCATTAGCGTGAAAGTATTGAATCTCTTCCAGTGGGACAAACTGAGGGCTCAACTCCGATGCCACAACAGTCCATTGTTGCGCGGGAAACGCCTGCAGCATGGTACGGAACGTCCGCAAATCGTCCGCATACTTGGGAGCATCCTTAACGAGTCCTAGAATGAAGGTGAACGTTGGGTGTGATGAAATTGAACTATTGACTATAACTCTGAATCACTATTCTGAAGAATAATGTATCCTTAAAGCTTCTTAAAGGTTCAACTAATGTTTAGCACAACTGTTCTGCTTAATCGAATGCTGCTAGTTATCTGATGAACCTTACAAGATCTCAAGGATTCAACAATCTTTGGAGAGTCATGCAGAGAAGACTGAATGTTTTGGGTTTGGCTGAATCCTCTTTCAATCGTCAGACGCAtgattcttctcaaaagattaatTACGCCAACTGCACTACACGAAGACCATTCTTACCATTTCCTAACTGCCAACGACATTCACCGATTCCGAGCGTATTGGCGACGGTTAGAATGCGCAGCGCATTCGTTGCGTCCCATTGTTCACCGTCGGTCGGATAATCCAGTACAAACACCGGCACCAGATTGGCTCGCCGTGCCCATTCGTAGAACGCTTGCCAGGCACTTCCACTGATCTGCACCAGTTCCATATCGTCCGGCTTGCCGATCACACTCTCGCCATCATTTGTCTGCAGATGAAGTTGCGTCGAGTCGGCTATCACCTTCAGGTTCGTACCACCGAGACTTTGTGCCATTAGGAAGCTAGTTTCACTGATCGGATTGCCCTGCCCGTCGAAAATGTCCTGCGGCTTGGCGTAGAAGCTAATAAACTCATCCACCAGCACGTTCGCTAACCGTTTCGTATTGACACTGGCGGCAAGCTGCCGGACCGCTTCACTGCCGTACACTTGGGGCGGCACTTCATTGTTCGCCGTTTGTCCGCGGACACCGGGAACCAGCGACAGTATCACCACCGCCAACCACAGACGGGTGACCAATTGGACCTTAGTCTGTACTAAAGTCATAACGCGCGGGAATCTTCGCCCTTGTTGGAGAACGTTTCGCTCGATCGTGTTCGTTCCCGTGCGATGGAACGTGCCAACTACTGAACCGTAACTGTGCACTGTAATGCGTGCGGTTACCTTCTTTTGTGCTTTATCGCTGGCCCAGATGCGATGGACAGTGCCGGGATGGTGGAGGGAGATAATTTCTCCAGAAATGTGCCACCGCGCCCGAAAGGTTCTGAAGCGAATTTTCGTAAACTACTAAGCGCAAATTACACTCGCTATGTTTGTACGGCTTTGCAGTTCTTGCAGTGAAAGCAACACCACACCACTGGCGGCAGTGTTTTCGGTAAAGGTGGCTTCTCGCGATACAATTAACTGCCTCCGAAGCATAACTTGCGACAAGTGCAACTCTCAGCTAAAGTTACTAGAGCTAACGgcatcaccaccacaccaccGGGAGGAAGcggtgctgttgttggttAGTATTCGTGGGTCGAAAGGGCAAACCCGTTTCGATGAGTCATCAAGAAACTGCTGGTCTGTTCAGTTGGCCACCGTTTTTCAGCCGGTTAGACACATTTGGCTCATTCTACAACATAAACAAAGTGTGTGAGATTTAAATTTTGGTAACATTTTTGTTATGGGAGGGGGGCAGCATCGGAGATTGCGTAACCTTAAACGTGTTGTTACAACATGCAATTCCTAGATTTTATAGTTCGGAGGCAATTCCTAGATGTAAAGTCCGCCGTCGGCTCAAGTAAGGCATTGACGGAATATTAGCCGAATCGTTGGAATATTGACATTATCTACCCCATGTACAAGAAGGCAGGTATCTACCTAGGTCTATACATAGTACAACAATATCGACTCTTTGTTGTAGAGATTATTGAAAACTATCAGAAATGATCGGAAAAAAGGATAATCAATAACTGCTCACGCTTCCACCATGCGGCACTTCTTGGAGAAGATGACGGAGGAATAGCTCCACTCTTTCCATCAGTTCATTGACTTCAAAGGCTAGCATAGCATAGCCAGGGTAAAACTGTACGATGTAATGAATTGTTTTGGAATCTCCGCCCGACCACAATGACCTACGTCACATGTAAGGGCCTTTTGCGCCAAGTAGATGGGCTAACCTGTCTACTCTCAATGTTAATGCTAGTGAGGGCCATCCGCGGCTCGGAGATTGAATATTTCTGGAACatctccatccatccattttgTGATTTAATCCAGATTCTGTTTATTGCTCTTTTACGTACCGGATGCTTACCAGCTGACCAAGCAGGATGCGGACATGCGTTGGTTTGGAAACTACGCATCAAAAAACCAAATGATATGATAGCAccaccagaaaaaaaacctctaaTAAATTCCTTCAAGTACAGATAGGctcaaacaacaaatcaagAGATAGTGTAGATGCGGTAACGGAGCGGCAGATGACGGCGCGAGACCATAAGCGATTTAAAGAAATTCTGCAGACAGGCCAAGATATCGACACCAAATAAGTATCTTTTAAATAGGGTGACAAGCATGGTAATCAGTTCATTTGTAGCTTCTAATGCATATTAATTTAGATTATCTTACAACATTCTCAAATTTAGGTGCACACCTTACGCAGAAGGATATCGTCTGTTGGATTCCTCGTTATCTGATGTTGTTCTGAAACCAGTTTGCCAATTGTACGATCTTCCACTGTGCCGGAGCGTTCTAGAATCTTCATTCAGGGTACGTTCTTCCGCTCTGCGGAGGCGCTCGGATCGTCTTCTTTGACGACTGCGAGATCTCCGTAATCTTCGCGATCTTCGTATCCTTCTATTCCGTCGGCCATGACGTTGACGTCGATTTTGTCGTTGGTTGGTATCAGACAAACTACGCTGAAGCACTACTTCAATCATTACAACTCCGGTTTCATCGAACATTTCGCTACCCATTGCACCGGCAACGTCGTAGTCCGTTTCAAATTCGCCGTCGTCTTCAAATGGTTGTTCGTCAGGCGGGTCTGGCTGTAATTCTTCCGTACTTGATGTACGTTGTGTAATTCCCTCGCCTCCCTCTGCATCTTCAGGAAATTCAAGCCATTGCGCTGGAAACTGATGAAACGGAGAGGAAACCTAGATGTGTGCTTTTTAATCTATACTAAGGTTCTGAACACTTTGTCTCACCTTTAAATCCATTCGAATAACTTCCAGAGAAAACTTGTTAACACAAATGAAGGCTTCCGTTTCAAAATTAGGAATCTAAATGTAGGTTCAGTTGCGTTTGTCTCATTTACCGTGGGTGTCTTAGATTGTTTTATAATTGTTGTCTGTTTGATTGTTCTGCTCTGTTCAGttatttttttgaattttttaccACTGTTTATTCTAGCAGTGTGCAGGTGCTGTACATTTTTTCACCATCACTGTACGGATTCGAGCAGTACATAATCACCACGGCTGACAACTGTCAGCGCACGGCAAATGTTCCATATCGCTTTCAGGTTCAACAAAACAAGACCTCATTAATTTAATGAACTGTTTGCAGAGGAGACGCGTTCGAATTCCATAGCTCGGGGATCACAGGAATAAAGTTTGAGAAGATGGTGGTAAAGTTGTTTGCTGCAAGATTGTCTGTGATAGTCTTTACCGTTCTAGTATGCAGTCACGTCGTGCATTCGCAAAAAGCACACGACAAGTACTCCAAACACGCCAATGTATTGCCGGATTCCGAAATATACGAGCCGGATTTCCGAAACATTCAGCGACCATTCCGCATGGCGAAACTAAACCTTGTCTGGACGAAGGCACAGCATGTAAGTATCGTATTTGTAACTGCAACACCCATCCGCCACGTCAGGGAAACTGATCatgtattgtgtttttgtaGCGACTCACCGAACCGAAACTTAAATCACTTTACACTGAACTGAAGCTGCACGATAAGGAAGAAATTACATACAAGCAGCTGAAGGAGAAAGATAAGGATGGGCTGAAGGAAGCTGAGCTGCGCAACAAGTTGGTTAGGATCATGAGCACCTACGGTTTATTGGAACATTTCGACGATACGCAGGACCCGGAAAAGTACAAAATGTATAAATCCAACGATGGCACAGGCAAGAAAGATACGTACAAAAATAAGAGCCTGTTCAAGGACAAGAAGTTAAACAAACTGTGGGACAAGGCGGAAGCGGCCGGTTTCACGACGGAAGAGCTTGACGCGCTGCGTGAAGAATTCGATCATCACCAGACTAAGATCGACGTGTATTACAGTCTGTTGGAGCGACTCGGTGATGAAGACGACGACCAGGGAGGAAATGCCGATGCGCACCTTGCAAACGCGATCAACGAGGACGAACACGATCGATACAATGAGGTGGATCGGGCGGAAGAAAGAGATCGATCGAGACAGCAAGGTGCTAACAAACAACACGCATATCTGCATAAATCGAACCAGTTGCGTGAAAAGCATCGCGAAATACGGGACAATTTTGATCGGTTAGATCGGATCGCTTCCAAGGGACCGAACAGCCAGGACTTTGTCGAACCGAAGGTGCAGGGTTTATGGCGGGTGGCACTCTCGAGTGACTTTAGCGCTGACGAGCTAGCCTCACTGAAGGTGGAACTGTTACATTACGAAAGCCGGCTG
The Anopheles moucheti chromosome 2, idAnoMoucSN_F20_07, whole genome shotgun sequence genome window above contains:
- the LOC128297592 gene encoding cytochrome P450 9c1-like — its product is MNQEDLYWFTFILVTLLGFFTYKLLTRHRSYFRLLRVPFEKPHFLYGNLDDVLSGKLTTMEKIEQFYRKFSSHGLFGFFNYMTPALYIRDPALIRQLLQPNMDHFESHGYFLDEEKDHFLGSQLHLVKGADKASKVASFVTPIFRKPNSLPSMDQTAQKCCTALVDFITSRVELELELKAIFLKHTLNMFAGIAFGKELNTFQDDTDRFCAVATGMAYGTNPTQVIKTMAFYLMPGLMRSAGVQFTDRQDIEYLVKQYHSAASTPSQSSMARSLSQANDKLKASLQLTDEQLTAQCATFFTKGFEPTLNLLSFAAYELAQNLDVQRKLYEELTHHGLTAKHSISVPLYENIRSLRYLEAIVLETLRKWPPHPLLVRECTKPFVIPATENGDRASVPLKVGDKLYVSVWALHRNEDFFPQPEQFNPERFVDTNAQRTNTFIPFGIGRGCVGQEFVKLVVKVTLVTLVQQFKLQPGERTAEPLKLIESASSLEARDGFWVRMEPRLQ
- the LOC128296961 gene encoding alpha-2-macroglobulin receptor-associated protein, whose product is MVVKLFAARLSVIVFTVLVCSHVVHSQKAHDKYSKHANVLPDSEIYEPDFRNIQRPFRMAKLNLVWTKAQHRLTEPKLKSLYTELKLHDKEEITYKQLKEKDKDGLKEAELRNKLVRIMSTYGLLEHFDDTQDPEKYKMYKSNDGTGKKDTYKNKSLFKDKKLNKLWDKAEAAGFTTEELDALREEFDHHQTKIDVYYSLLERLGDEDDDQGGNADAHLANAINEDEHDRYNEVDRAEERDRSRQQGANKQHAYLHKSNQLREKHREIRDNFDRLDRIASKGPNSQDFVEPKVQGLWRVALSSDFSADELASLKVELLHYESRLLKLRHMHAEHALSLEKHKQSDAKADTHKQMEDNIKKQTRKVEKIQEEVERRIFKHSEL
- the LOC128298665 gene encoding uncharacterized protein LOC128298665 produces the protein MTLVQTKVQLVTRLWLAVVILSLVPGVRGQTANNEVPPQVYGSEAVRQLAASVNTKRLANVLVDEFISFYAKPQDIFDGQGNPISETSFLMAQSLGGTNLKVIADSTQLHLQTNDGESVIGKPDDMELVQISGSAWQAFYEWARRANLVPVFVLDYPTDGEQWDATNALRILTVANTLGIGECRWQLGNGLVKDAPKYADDLRTFRTMLQAFPAQQWTVVASELSPQFVPLEEIQYFHANADSLVEAITMTRPQCDSASWNYTSLQREIHLRGLSKQRLPIWLDLVGEQRTEPDTSAVACCKSCVRNGLEYARTLGEAARGGVSAVFQPLLRYDIQQYTFNYLVGLLYKQTVGHKVFPVQFNMDPSSTDTGHMSVYAYCTRNRTGSLTLVVVNDDQDGATNVTIKLMTRSLSSPVELYLLTVQDGQPMVNNQPLEVGTTLTQPEPVRAVTTLAQGVSFYVPAEAILFAVVPGVQIRECRNDVLPQRKKLPRELQHDRTSADMLLEHLIGELVEKASPTTVQRNRRSLLMSDRPARAIFGGEKRKRFHGRYANAPQDDSLTESLSQVLADAQPAVEPTERTARGPRQTQAYKRQQRRMRKKEKRSEKRNLKKMKHPLREARRERSKRGDMMLMGRRSALNHPNRRLHDRLLKRMSAKLASRKTKRSSLAEAVNEPPNFAGSDEADEEHQRSDFPLGDVHLVISKGSSNSDDEMTSDLYSEQPAERSDEYRTPSWGVSRHRPAVRRRVSINQRDFHRFAPVRERRPLETSEDEDCGRRRTLRRGPKMEEVRETRRIDRFMPIRKEQSEEMQRFDTQPGQPEVSSREAFTVVRMNPERFESQANEQRDMEMEENSPEDTATISGETPEETSDRTMAASEEEIKLFTPAPRTSEERQFIPRLEPTWSLESTSAEVTELLPNRYKRSFPAPDAEQPPSIESEEVQRLEEFFRTNAKLQQKFAEMFDLLLEAIEELEAEDNDAREVSDDGDDVRLNESANAEPSHKRTKRNVLLHPQSWESRERSNMIHRLQQSDESSYENLILPEQARMPKQLQDAPVATGQSGHREPQPDNDDDDEGKPGAFMLRSVVNFMRRASSEFHQLFSSWFGKNA